GACATAGTATCTAGGTTGCTTAAAACAAAACCCACAGGGTTATTGATTTCATGGGCTACGCCTGCGGCCAAATATCCTAACGAGGCCAGTTTCTCTTGGCCAACAAGCTGTAATTGTGTCTGTTCTAGGATTTTATTTGTTTCTTCAAGGTTTATAAGCTGTTGTTGCAGCTCTTCTTCAGCTCTTTTTCTTTCGATCGCAATAGAAAGCATACTTCTAGATGACTCAAGAGTTTGTAGCTTTGTTATATTAATATCTTGTTGATCTTCATAAAGTAAGACGGCTACACCGACTGTCTTTTTATCTTCAAGTGTAAGAGTGTACAGAGGAACCATGACACAAAACTGATAAAAATTTTGTGGTTCGTTACTAATCTCATTGGTATCAATTAATTGTGTTTCTTGTTCTTGAAGTAACAAGTCAAATAGCTTTGATCTATCTAGTTGAGCCAAAAAAGACTTTAACAATTGTAAATGTTCATTAATCTCCGTCTCTGTACTTGATTGAGTATAATATTGAAACTGACCAAAATTAAATTGGCTATCTAGTTCGATAAATAAGTTGTCTGGTTTAGACAAAAAAGCACATGTTCGTTCAAGATAGTTCTCAACTATCTTTTTGAGTGTTGGTTTACTCCATGTTTCGGCTAAAAGGCCGGTTAAAAAAGAGAGTTGTGTTTGTTGGTTCTCGACTTCCATACGCGTTTCATCATTTAAAACTTCTTGTTCTAATAGCTCTCGAGTATAGTTTTCTAGTTGCATTTCAGCGAGCTTTCTAGCCGCTCGTTCTCTTTTTAATGCCCGCTCGAGTACTTCTACTTTATTGTGTGCATCTTCACTCATAGAAACCTTACTTCAATATGACAAGCTTCATCACCTTCATGCATACATTGTGATTGGGATATAGAAACTTCTTCGCCAAAGTGTTTAGCTGCACCTAGAATTAAACCTTCAGATAGGTGACACAGTTTACGTTCAGAGTGATAAATCATAGTTAAATGTTTGTCATTCTGATCTTTGTAATCAAAGTCTGGTAAGTTTGAGTCGGCATAGAGCTTTTTGACTTCAACATGGATCAAGTTATCAACCATATATAAAAAAGCATGAAGTGATGGTGCTTGTTTTGCTTCAGTGGGTGCCATAGGCATAAGCTTGGCAAATAAAAATTCACCAAATGTTCGCAGTAAATCCGAAGCTGGTACGTTTAATGCTTCACAGTAGTAAGTCACGATGCTGAACATTTCGCTGTCATCGTACTTAATTGAAGATGTGTAGATCCCTTGAGAGGGAAGGTCGAGTGTGTTTAACATGGAGTCCCATGCTTCTAAGCCATGATTGGTTTCTACAAACTCTTGTAGCGCGTTGAAAACACTGCCTTTCATTTAAATCTCCGCATTTCGCGTTATGAGGTTGATATATTTTTAAAATAGTGTCACTTTTTACTTAACGCAATGTTTTAAAATCATTTGCAAGAACATAAGGTTTTTTTAATGTCTGATAAATTGCCAATTTTGATAGTGGATGATGAGACAGAGGTACTCAACGCTCTAAAGCGCCTTTTTAGAAAGGAGCTAGATGTGACTGTTTGTGATAAACCATTAGAAGCTGTTGAAATTCTAAAAGAACAAGAGTTTGCGGTTATAATCTCAGACATGAAGATGCCGTTAATGACTGGCGCAGAATTGCTTGCACACGCATTTACAATTAATCCTAATACTGCTCGAATTCTTCTTACTGGCTATTCAGATATAGACTCTACCGCATTAGCAATTAACGAAGGTAAAATATCAAACTACGTTAGCAAGCCATGGCGTAATGAAGACCTAAAAGAAATAGTCATGCAGGCTTGTGATCAGTACCAATTGAAACAATCTGTAATTCGTTTGCAAAACGAATTAGAAGAAAAAAACAAACAACTTCAAAACTATAACGATGAACTTGAAAGCAAGGTTCAAGCACGAACGACTTCATTGTCGCAACTGACTGATAAACTAAAAAATGTTAATCAGAAGCAACGCAGGTTATTTCATGATGTGATAGAGATGATAAATTTGATCATCGAAGACACTACCGGAAGTGATGATGGGCACATAAAGCGTGTAGCTTCGCACTGTAGACTCGTTGCTAAGCATCTAGGACTAGAAAAACCACTCGTCACTCAAGCATATTTATCTGGGTTGATGCATGAAATCGGTAAAGTCTCATTACCTGATGAATTAGTGAAATGTTCCGAAAATGAACTTACTAAAGATCAACTTATTGCAAAGCAACAAAATGCAATCAAAGGGGCTGAAATCCTTCAGAAGCTGCCTAACTTGCAAATCATCGCTAAAGGCATCTTACATCAGTACGAACATTATAATGGTACAGGCCTACCGGGTCATTTAATTGCTGACAACATCCCCACCATCAGCAGGATCCTTTCCATAGTAAACGACTACGATAAACTATTAATTGGTCGTATAACCGGAGAGAAAATGCAGCAAGATCAGGCAATGCAAACCATGCGCACTTTAGCAACCGAATTTTATGATCCGCACATCCTTGAAGTTTATTTCGATCTTCTTACCAGTGGTAAGGTATTCGAAAATCACGATATTGATGTATGTGTTGGTGTAAGCTGTTTAGAGTCAGGTATGCATTTGACTCAAGATTTACTAAACAAACAAGGTGCAATCATTCTCACTGCTGGAACCGAAATTACCCCTTCTATTATCGAAAAGTTACAAAAGTATCAAAAAGATTGGAATTATATTTTTAACGTGTTCGTGCATTAGTTTCTATTCTTAGCCACTCTCTGGTGGCTCTCAAAAAACCTTTAGTTTAAAATACCAGTAGTTTTATTTTATATGCTATTTGGAGCTCGTTATTTTAAACGTATCTAATGTCACCATGCAGTTTGGTGCAAAACCACTTTTTGAAAACATTTCTGTAAAATTTGGTGATGGAAATCGCTACGGCCTTATCGGTGCCAATGGATGTGGTAAATCGACATTCATGAAGATTTTAGGCTCTGAACTTGAGCCTTCTGCGGGTAACGTGAGTGTAGCTCCAAATATTCGTTTAGCGAAACTTAATCAGGATCAGTTTGCTTACGAGCAATACACTGTTATTGATACAGTTATTATGGGTCACAAAGAGCTTTGGGAAATTAAAGCAGAGCGTGATCGTATCTATTCTTTACCAGAAATGAGTGAAGAAGATGGTATGAAAGTGGCCGATCTTGAGACGCAATTTGCTGAAATGGATGGCTACTCGGCAGAGGCAAAAGCAGGTGAGTTACTTTTAGGCGTTGGTATTGGTACTGAGCAACACTATGGCTTAATGTCAGAAGTTGCACCGGGTTTCAAACTTCGTGTACTTCTTGCGCAGGTGTTATTTGCAGATCCTGACATCATGCTACTAGACGAACCAACCAACAACTTGGACATTTATACAATAAAATGGTTAGAAGAAGTCCTTAACCAGCGTGATTGTACCATGTTAATTATTTCGCACGACCGTCACTTCTTGAACTCTGTTTGTACGCATATGGCTGATATCGACTACGGTGAATTACGTGTCTATCCTGGTAACTATGACGAGTATATGTTTGCAGCGACTCAAGCGCGAGAAAAACTATTAAACGAGAATGCCAAGAAGAAAGCGCAAATTGCAGAACTTCAACAATTCGTATCTCGCTTCTCTGCAAATGCGTCAAAAGCAAAACAAGCCACTTCTCGTGCAAAACAGATTGATAAAATTCAACTCGACGAAGTTAAAGCATCGTCTCGTCAATCGCCTTTCATTCGTTTTGAACAAAGTAAACAGCTTTTCAGAAATGCACTTGAAATTACCGATGTGTCACAGGGTTATGACAGCACTTTATTCTCAGGCTTAGAAGGCCTAGTTGAAGTAGGTGAACGTATCGCTATCATTGGTGAAAATGGTGTTGGTAAATCAACGTTATTACACACTTTAGCGGGTCGTTTAGCGCCTAAAACAGGTGAGTTTAAATGGTCCGAGAATTCGAACATTGGTTATTATGCACAAGATCATGCGGATGAGTTTGAAAAGGACCAAACTGTATTTCAGTGGATGGAGCAATGGCAGCAAGAAGGTGACGACGAACAAGTGGTTCGTGGTTTCTTAGGCCGAATGCTGTTTTCACAAAATGACATTAAAAAGTCTGTAAAAGTGCTGTCTGGTGGTGAGCAAGGTCGTATGTTGTTCGGCAAATTAATGATGCACAAGCATAATATTTTGTTGATGGATGAACCAACAAACCACATGGACATGGAATCAATCGAAGCGCTTAACTTAGCCCTTGAGCAGTACGAAGGTACGTTGTTGTTTGTGTCACATGACCGACAGTTTGTATCATCGCTTGCAACCCGTATTTGGGAAATTAAAGACGGTAAAGTTATCGACTTTAAAGGCACATATGACGAGTACCTAGCACAACAAGAGTCGGATAACTAACCGCTTTATACATTGATACTTTTCAATGGTATTACCTATCTAGATAGGTATAATACCCACATAGAAACTGCAGGCTTACCCCCAATAAGAGCCTGCAGTTTGTTTTTCTATCGTTCAAAACTTCTGAGGATTTATTATGACGGTTGGCATTATCATGGGCTCAAAATCAGACTGGCCTACTATGCAACATGCAGCAGACATGCTGGACAAGTTTGGCATCGAATATGAAACAAAAGTAGTTTCAGCTCACCGTACACCTCAACTTCTAGCTGATTACGCATCAAGCGCAGCTGATCGTGGTATCAAAATTATCATTGCAGGTGCTGGTGGCGCTGCACACCTTCCGGGTATGGCTGCGGCTTTCACAAGTTTGCCAGTTCTGGGTGTACCAGTTAAATCAAAAACACTAAACGGTGTTGACTCATTACTTTCAATTTGCCAGATGCCAAAAGGCGTAGCGGTTGGGACATTGGCAATTGGTGATGCGGGTGCGGCTAACGCGGGCTTACTTGCAGCTCAGATTTTAGGTTGTCAACAACCAGAAATCTTTGCAAAAGTTGAAGCTTTCCGTAAAGAACAAACAGAAACAATTTTAGCTAACCCAAATCCTGCTGAGTAATATGAACGTTTTAGTCCTTGGCGCAGGGCAACTTGCGCGAATGATGAGCTTGTCATCGAAGAACTTAGACATTCATGTTACAGCTTACGATGTTGGCTCTGAAAAAGTCATCGATCCTGTTACGTTTTTAACAGTTGATCAGTCATTACAACAAGCCATTGATTCTGCAGACGCTATTACTGCTGAGTTTGAGCATATTCCTTTAGATATTCTAAAGTTATGTGATGAAAGTGGTAAGTTTTATCCTGGTACTGAAGCCATAGCAACGGGCGGTGATAGAGCGAAAGAAAAAGCGCTTCTAGATGCTGCAAAAGTTGCATGCGCGCCTTATAAAATTATTACTGAAAAACAGCACTTGCTAGATTCAATTGATGAATTGGCAATGCCTTTGGTAATCAAAACTTGTCAAGCAGGTTATGACGGCAAAGGGCAGTGGCGTGTAAAATCTCTGGATGATGTTGAGCAAATTTGGGCAGAGATGTCTGAGTTTTTAGCGAAAGATGCATCTCATCAAATTATTGCAGAAAAAATGATCCCATTTGATCGCGAAGTTTCCATCATAGGTGTTCGTTCAAAAAATGGTGAAACAGCGATTTACCCACTGACTGAAAACCAACATACCAATGGGGTTTTAACGCTTTCAATCGCGGGTAAAGAGAAAAATGCAATTCAAGCGCAAGCAGAGTCTGCGTTTACCGCTATCGCCAATGCACTAGAGTATGTCGGCGTATTAGCCATTGAGTTTTTCGATGTCGATGGCACTTTATTGGTAAATGAAATTGCACCACGTGTACATAACTCAGGTCATTGGACTCAACAGGGGTGTCATGTCAGCCAATTCGAAAACCATATGCGTGCCGTTACAGGCCTACCACTAGGTTCAACGGTTTTGAATCGCCCAACTGCGATGATCAACGTACTAGGGCAAGCTGCTATTCCAAAAGCAGTTTTGGCTGTTGCTGACACAACCAGCCACTGGTATGGCAAATCTGCAAAACCAGGCCGTAAGATGGGTCATATTAACGTTTCAGCTGATAGCTTATCTGAACTTGGTGATAAACTGGCTGACTTGGCAAAAGTGCTGCCAGAGCAAGATTATCCTGGTGTTCAGGCAACTGCTGAGCAGTTAAAAGCACTATAATAAAAAGCCGAGTTTAACTCGGCTTTTTTGACTCAATTTATTGGAATTTCAAAAACTAAATAAGGCGTTAGCAAAGTGACTAGTCAGTCTATTAAACAGTTTTCGTTTATTGGGTTATTTGTACTTTGTCTGACAGGGTTTATAGGTCCCGCATTATCTCTTCTTCTTGGTCTTGCTTTCACACTGATTTTTGCTAACCCGTATTTATCATTAAGTAATCAAGCTAGCAAATGGTTATTAAAATTAGCTGTAATAGGGCTAGGATTTAATGTCGACTTTAATGATGTACTTGAAGTAGGGCGAAGTTCATTTGTTCTTACCATTGTGAGCATAACTGCGATAATAGGGCTTGGTGAAATATTAGGTCAGCTCTTTAAGGTAAATAAAAACACCAGTGTTTTATTGTCTTTTGGTACTGCCATCTGTGGTGGTAGCGCAATTGCAGCAATGGCGCCAGTGATCAAGGCAAAACAGCATGAAATTGCGGTGTCACTCGCCATCGTATTTCTATTAAATGGTTTAGCTTTATTGATTTTTCCTGCAATCGGGCATTACTTTCAATTAAACCAAGAACAATTTGCAATTTGGGCAGCCCTTGCTATCCATGATACAAGCAGTGTAGTAGCAACAGCCTCAACATATGGTCCAATCGCAGTAGGTATTGCAACAACAATCAAACTTACCCGCGCAATGTGGATCATTCCTTATACGGCATTGGCTGGCGTATTTTGGAAAAGCGAAGAAAAAGCAAGTATTCCACTTTTCATCGTCGGCTTTTTATTAGCCGCGCTTATTAACACGTACCTTCCTGAATATTCAACTTTTTGGCAGTTTGGCTACGCGGGAGCAAAACATGTACTTTATGCCTGTTTATTTTTAGTCGGATCAAGTGTATCTCTGACTATGTTAAAACAAACAGGATGGCGCCCTTTAGCGATGGCCACTCTGCTTTGGGGTATTGTAAGTTCAGTTATCTTATTGCTTATCATTGATGGGGTGATAAATTAATGCAATTTTCTTGGAACTTTTCAAAAATGGACTAGTCTTAGGTAATGAGGCGCGGATAGGCCTCATTTCATAATCGTTGTTCATCAACGACTATGTGAGCGCAGAGAGTATTTGGCCAGCATCCTATGCTGGCCTTTTTTATGTTCATAATTCAAATGATCTTACGCTAAGCGTTACGCACTTCCTTAATTATTGTCATTTTATCTAAAATAATTCGTATTCTAGCGTCGCATTTGCTTAAATTGAGCTAGTCTAACAAGTTGAAGAATAACTATGATCAAACACTCTCTAATTTCTGCTGCAGTTGCAGCGAGCCTGTTTTTAACTGGTTGTCAAACAACCACATCGACTGACGCTAAAAATGCTGAACCTGCTTCAAACTTCGCCCCTGTTGTTGCAACGCCTTTAGATTTTGGCGGTGAGAATATTACATTAAAACAAGCAATGGCACACCCTGATTGGTTGGGTCGTCAACCTGAGCGCGCATTTTGGGCTGCAGATAGCCAAACTGTGATTTTCAACCGCAAGCAAGCGGGTAATGAATTACGCAATACGTTTGCTGTTACAACTGGTAAAGCGCCTACGCAAGTTGTATTAAACCAACTTCATACGGTTGGTGCTAAAAACGCGGTTTATTCAAAAGACGGTGCAGTGCAAGCCTATACGTTTGAAGGCAATGTGTTTGTTAAGAACATAAAAACGGGCGCAATCAAACAGCTTACACAGAGCTCTGATAGAGC
The Pseudoalteromonas phenolica genome window above contains:
- a CDS encoding ABC-F family ATPase, producing the protein MLNVSNVTMQFGAKPLFENISVKFGDGNRYGLIGANGCGKSTFMKILGSELEPSAGNVSVAPNIRLAKLNQDQFAYEQYTVIDTVIMGHKELWEIKAERDRIYSLPEMSEEDGMKVADLETQFAEMDGYSAEAKAGELLLGVGIGTEQHYGLMSEVAPGFKLRVLLAQVLFADPDIMLLDEPTNNLDIYTIKWLEEVLNQRDCTMLIISHDRHFLNSVCTHMADIDYGELRVYPGNYDEYMFAATQAREKLLNENAKKKAQIAELQQFVSRFSANASKAKQATSRAKQIDKIQLDEVKASSRQSPFIRFEQSKQLFRNALEITDVSQGYDSTLFSGLEGLVEVGERIAIIGENGVGKSTLLHTLAGRLAPKTGEFKWSENSNIGYYAQDHADEFEKDQTVFQWMEQWQQEGDDEQVVRGFLGRMLFSQNDIKKSVKVLSGGEQGRMLFGKLMMHKHNILLMDEPTNHMDMESIEALNLALEQYEGTLLFVSHDRQFVSSLATRIWEIKDGKVIDFKGTYDEYLAQQESDN
- a CDS encoding 5-(carboxyamino)imidazole ribonucleotide synthase; translation: MNVLVLGAGQLARMMSLSSKNLDIHVTAYDVGSEKVIDPVTFLTVDQSLQQAIDSADAITAEFEHIPLDILKLCDESGKFYPGTEAIATGGDRAKEKALLDAAKVACAPYKIITEKQHLLDSIDELAMPLVIKTCQAGYDGKGQWRVKSLDDVEQIWAEMSEFLAKDASHQIIAEKMIPFDREVSIIGVRSKNGETAIYPLTENQHTNGVLTLSIAGKEKNAIQAQAESAFTAIANALEYVGVLAIEFFDVDGTLLVNEIAPRVHNSGHWTQQGCHVSQFENHMRAVTGLPLGSTVLNRPTAMINVLGQAAIPKAVLAVADTTSHWYGKSAKPGRKMGHINVSADSLSELGDKLADLAKVLPEQDYPGVQATAEQLKAL
- the purE gene encoding 5-(carboxyamino)imidazole ribonucleotide mutase, which produces MTVGIIMGSKSDWPTMQHAADMLDKFGIEYETKVVSAHRTPQLLADYASSAADRGIKIIIAGAGGAAHLPGMAAAFTSLPVLGVPVKSKTLNGVDSLLSICQMPKGVAVGTLAIGDAGAANAGLLAAQILGCQQPEIFAKVEAFRKEQTETILANPNPAE
- a CDS encoding sensor histidine kinase produces the protein MSEDAHNKVEVLERALKRERAARKLAEMQLENYTRELLEQEVLNDETRMEVENQQTQLSFLTGLLAETWSKPTLKKIVENYLERTCAFLSKPDNLFIELDSQFNFGQFQYYTQSSTETEINEHLQLLKSFLAQLDRSKLFDLLLQEQETQLIDTNEISNEPQNFYQFCVMVPLYTLTLEDKKTVGVAVLLYEDQQDINITKLQTLESSRSMLSIAIERKRAEEELQQQLINLEETNKILEQTQLQLVGQEKLASLGYLAAGVAHEINNPVGFVLSNLDTMSDYINDIKSAVQPLAEASNDESLTQLNKNYEEYELPFLFEDSDEILKSSVEGLERVKAIVADLSTFSRMDNDELEPIDVTKVINKSLNMVSNEFKYQHKIETDLLDTATILGIESKLQQVFINLFVNAKQAMAEGGTLFIRCYRERTKIMVRVKDEGKGIPQENLKEIFTPFFTTKAPGEGTGLGLSISYSILQQHNAKVEVLSEPNKGTEFIISFFEFF
- a CDS encoding HD domain-containing phosphohydrolase, which encodes MSDKLPILIVDDETEVLNALKRLFRKELDVTVCDKPLEAVEILKEQEFAVIISDMKMPLMTGAELLAHAFTINPNTARILLTGYSDIDSTALAINEGKISNYVSKPWRNEDLKEIVMQACDQYQLKQSVIRLQNELEEKNKQLQNYNDELESKVQARTTSLSQLTDKLKNVNQKQRRLFHDVIEMINLIIEDTTGSDDGHIKRVASHCRLVAKHLGLEKPLVTQAYLSGLMHEIGKVSLPDELVKCSENELTKDQLIAKQQNAIKGAEILQKLPNLQIIAKGILHQYEHYNGTGLPGHLIADNIPTISRILSIVNDYDKLLIGRITGEKMQQDQAMQTMRTLATEFYDPHILEVYFDLLTSGKVFENHDIDVCVGVSCLESGMHLTQDLLNKQGAIILTAGTEITPSIIEKLQKYQKDWNYIFNVFVH
- a CDS encoding YeiH family protein; translation: MTSQSIKQFSFIGLFVLCLTGFIGPALSLLLGLAFTLIFANPYLSLSNQASKWLLKLAVIGLGFNVDFNDVLEVGRSSFVLTIVSITAIIGLGEILGQLFKVNKNTSVLLSFGTAICGGSAIAAMAPVIKAKQHEIAVSLAIVFLLNGLALLIFPAIGHYFQLNQEQFAIWAALAIHDTSSVVATASTYGPIAVGIATTIKLTRAMWIIPYTALAGVFWKSEEKASIPLFIVGFLLAALINTYLPEYSTFWQFGYAGAKHVLYACLFLVGSSVSLTMLKQTGWRPLAMATLLWGIVSSVILLLIIDGVIN
- a CDS encoding heme NO-binding domain-containing protein, with the translated sequence MKGSVFNALQEFVETNHGLEAWDSMLNTLDLPSQGIYTSSIKYDDSEMFSIVTYYCEALNVPASDLLRTFGEFLFAKLMPMAPTEAKQAPSLHAFLYMVDNLIHVEVKKLYADSNLPDFDYKDQNDKHLTMIYHSERKLCHLSEGLILGAAKHFGEEVSISQSQCMHEGDEACHIEVRFL